A window of the Besnoitia besnoiti strain Bb-Ger1 chromosome VI, whole genome shotgun sequence genome harbors these coding sequences:
- a CDS encoding hypothetical protein (encoded by transcript BESB_068340) codes for MSRPSDRLRKKGEGLLTFGQIYDGSAVSGLEARGLNDPLDAAPRRCSEWVEPSERQRPPLPGASRWLPVSSVNASRFDSLRDLSLKYEEDEAQAIPGLKLRVRERVAREQPSLFTEPEAWHPASPSRMWERSSTNLGFRSAADAFSFERMQATGPSETRILGGSTEQLTVPFERVPATSEKFVHHTSAATLPYTGLWHDEVTFASKAEALGAQEVESLAKAPPKRAAETALLRSQASKACPRAARVLLEKLRRETTEDLSAAGVAADLQERAVHLAKQPLSADEQVENLLLAAVQPGLAPGVAEKSDEEEERCREQGRLAAEARAKAVAMFWESRRRGGDGRRTQSGGATGGRGDEFQRKNGRPSRFKAEGELVLQRHDATARMLLGDIVGLDRMETFPSEKGAPAFFRNVEDPTGVSVEEAADVPKETHAENLIARLEVRLGVGGDSWRDKEIRGRAQQMQRLRATHGRLLPRASKDDAAVPDGEFLTHEDAEKVAVRGVSVPDISRAVRLVANLERDQEKEADVLAALPKRIAARKATPDEERKSEPSTESTEAPQAPSGESVSFRVISKKDPSKTSAPSGSPGGDGEPHRGSILSTFGKAFAPAAAVVQMLAAPLKAAPGLPPAKSGVNDQVARSPKELAFQKSTAHAASGPSAEPAEPTPVAPKRRVFLLSKKPPEDPKPPSDGPETGARGKETGDAGAGGTGGARPGDLDDDSEDEEEEAEAELPLLFPRSEEKSFALASWNAVEAIRQTYFPPTVHRQPIYDKVGRVILPKFPAADGDRVCGGDPAQQADRDEDDLGSAEDPEVLATVAGAPLQVVYDNPPYKGKSYEVMDEYQPDLDTDARPVGPGAASLIYAPTRAGLPTASPGKRGEKRGAAGVRRRGREERTLLPRPKDFTPVTRYPHDDRSRASLAFLGVSEEEGTSSGVSRLANCEGDLTTAPSATGVLEMLGEKRKGGKPLAKAAVRPVLLGEAEGQIQSLDALKQVECVVDGGYRFLQLEEKLGDDAEAARHRPGSSLWQQHATRKRRKKYEFTNSFGDLVVAPFLSRAFVPVRLQDRDAAFLKNEETLLARYAYPEGQFSPGYYVKEEDIENRRRKVLETKRENMSVFDFQERMKQEQLAKAREEAERLAREQSELEARLRAETRKAHDDVFRTAGDDLGRQDSGGSDQPVLRPTALGRKKQRTGRPPKFVELTVPELKDRYRAIKKQNSSDPLLASVVACISKKMGKPKNKVKVQGRHRRRMDPEKKLEDEKTKKKQKILKMLAAQQGGAQAAGLLAQLRGNADEDEEASDEDEDDLESVTTQYTYPSVTLSSYESVQDTFPHFTFNYPRYSPCPLRFPDVRKTPLSHSGLLLVSDDFRSARSATRALATPTPGKKRASGFFHQQMYVEVRDRVIFFFSSGKRSAAMSVASSPRPEEMAQLVPVDADETWSMLFGMCFDVYTEVELMTVQPYALQKAGLQYLAIRVAGSNSNLLPGAAAALSGEGERTAAEERVANDSLIVALLSADSDEETLQWYRLFKRRVAFARYADALSSATGGDQPAQSVAEFCLSGVSTAGLSFKGVPFSASLEGLLFSNLTEEKVLGFLDLSYRNLSDAGVAEIMSMIPFHAEAIDLSCNGIEAQDPLLLCQLANKLHAGSLDVSDNPLGTRASAGVLLFSLLTETPLSRIDMNRCRFGTDAATAFREKLDELQRPMEHPKEVSLSGNELVATDVIALVTNYKSKLPGLLAINVSGNPALTLEEIQAALKASLSKVDMSVLTFLPSQPAVRALSTPIIGGVRTALSLPLTLSGRLYAAGWKRVQDSYVLAHPVKTPAAEHDAVTALSEVHSLLARLNETSLPFVYFELRGPALIWSDLPPRDASWLTVGTPGDSSARQETPRPRCANPMSSARKVSGIVMHRVRVDFDTQPRVMVIEGFDLSGPAGTDDPNADVDLPGLNDRVNLPLTTVSYVLRAQTDAATLEWARICNARLAGIYYVRTEARLQRLVSPSAVRFFEVSGGTCLDFGGYPASPEGLRAIFFFLCKYTRVKSLIMCNMRLSSSHLAALTGEAWRLYDLECVDLSFNDFTSTDSDALATVTSFRSCKRLILDRNPIGDSALFADCFLKLCCYRRVTQLCLNGCGLGTKFAQTAARRLEEVPPDPSLCTLRTVELQSNSIAGGALRDLANCLVNNVPTIETIRAYGNASAVPGVVTPGLVDLRNTFADKPEREGRFGAPAKHRVKKEKKDESAATQMVDDIQAHAALQALLKMGVRNRAGKRGGAAEEAAPAEAADAADTADAGGEGPAGDETQAEEPAADAAAAETDAQADDAEKAAEELESEEATQESGRAAGSSQVEEPTAADSGDQEAAAAEDYEGEKREDDAEE; via the exons ATGAGCCGCCCCTCAGATCGTCTGCGAAAAAAAGGTGAAGGCCTTCTAACCTTCGGCC AAATTTACGATGGCTCGGCCGTATCGGGGCTTGAAGCCCGCGGACTGAACGATCCGCTCGATGCCG CTCCGAGGAGGTGCTCAGAATGGGTGGAGCCCTCGGAGCGACAGCGACCGCCGTTGCCCGGCGCCAGTCGCTGGCTGCCGGTGTCCAGCGTCAACGCCAGTCGTTTTGATAGCCTTCGTGATCTCTCTCTCAAATATG aggaggacgaggcccAAGCCATTCCAGGATTGAAACTCCGAgtccgcgagcgcgtggcTCGAGAGCAGCCGTCGTTGTTCACCGAGCCGGAAGCGTGGCACCCTGCATCGCCTTCGCGCATGTG GGAGCGGTCGTCGACGAATCTGGGGTTTcggtcggcggcggacgcgttTTCGttcgagcgcatgcaggcgacggGGCCCTCGGAGACGCGGATTTTGGGCGGCTCGACGGAGCAGTTGACGGTTCCCTTCGAGCGCGTGCCGGCGACGAGTGAGAAGTTCGTGCACCACACGTCGGCCGCGACGCTGCCGTACACTGGTTTGTGGCACGACGAGGTCACGTTCGCGAGCAAGGCGGAGGCTCTCGGCGCGCAAGAGGTCGAGAGCTTGGCTAAAGCCCCTCcgaagcgcgccgcggagactgcgctGCTTCGCTCCCAAGCCTCGAAGGCGTGTCCGCGGGCTGCTCGCGTGCTGCTGGAGAAACTCCGGCGCGAGACCACTGAGGATCTCAGCGCAGCTGGGGTCGCCGCCGACCTGCAGGAGCGCGCCGTGCACCTCGCCAAGCAGCCGCTGAGCGCAGATGAACAAGTCGAGAACCTGCTGCTTGCGGCTGTCCAGCCTGGGCTGGCGCCTGGCGtcgcagagaagagcgacgaagaagaggaacgaTGCCGGGAGCAggggcggctcgccgccgaagcaCGTGCGAAGGCCGTCGCCATGTTCTGGGAATccaggcggcggggcggggacgggcggcgcacgcagagtGGGGGAGCGACTGGAGGCCGGGGGGACGAGTTccagagaaaaaacggaCGGCCGAGTCGCTTCAAAGCCGAAGGCGAACttgtgctgcagcggcacgaCGCTACCGCACGCATGCTTCTCGGCGACATCGTAGGTCTCGACCGCATGGAGACATTTCCCTCTGAAAAGGGGGCTCCGGCGTTTTTTCGGAACGTCGAAGACCCGACAGGCGTCTctgtggaggaggcggccgacGTCCCAAAGGAAACGCATGCGGAAAACCTgatcgcgcgcctcgaggtcCGACTCGGCGTCGGAGGCGACAGCTGGAGAGACAAGGAGAttcgagggcgcgcgcagcagatgcagagactgcgggcgacgcacgGCCGGCTTCTCCCCCGTGCGAGTAAGGACGACGCCGCAGTCCCAGACGGCGAATTCCTCACgcacgaggacgcagagaaggtTGCTGTGCGCGGAGTCTCCGTGCCGGATATTTCACGCGCAGTTCGTCTCGTGGCGAACCTCGAACGCGATCaagagaaggaggcagaTGTGCTAGCTGCGCTTCCTAAGCGAATCGCTGCCCGAAAGGCGACGCCGGATGAGGAAAGGAAGAGTGAGCCAAGCACCGAATcaacagaggcgccgcaggcgccctcgGGCGAATCGGTATCCTTCCGTGTGATCAGCAAAAAGGATCCGTCGAAGACGTCGGCGCCTTCAGGCTCGCCGGGAGGCGACGGGGAACCACACCGAGGAAGCATCCTATCCACGTTCGGCAAGGCCTtcgctccggcggcggccgtggTTCAAATGCTTGCTGCGCcgctgaaggcggcgccgggacTGCCTCCGGCGAAATCCGGGGTCAACGATCAGGTGGCACGCTCTCCGAAGGAATTGGCTTTCCAGAAATCtaccgcgcatgcagccagcGGCCCGTCGGCCGAGCCAGCGGAGCCGACACCAGTCGCCCCGAAGCGGcgcgttttccttctctcgaAAAAGCCTCCGGAGGATCCGAAGCCCCCAAGCGACGGGCCGGAGACAGGTGCGAgggggaaggagacaggggacgccggggcggggggaaccggcggcgcgcgcccgggGGACCTCGAtgacgacagcgaagacgaggaggaggaggcagaggcagaacTGCCTCTGCTGTTTCCAcggagcgaagagaagtCTTTCGCCCTTGCGTCTTGGAACGCCGTAGAAGCGATTCGACAGACGTACTTTCCGCCAACCGTGCACCGCCAGCCGATCTACGACAAAGTGGGTCGCGTGATCCTGCCCAAGTTcccagccgcagacggcgatcgcgtgtgtggcggcgatcccgcgcagcaggctgaccgcgacgaggacgacttGGGCTCCGCGGAGGATCCGGAAGTCCTCGCGACTGTCGCCGGCGCACCGCTGCAAGTCGTCTACGACAATCCGCCGTACAAGGGCAAGTCCTACGAGGTCATGGACGAATACCAACCCGACCTGGACACCGACGCGAGGCCCGTTGGCCCCGGAGCGGCGTCGCTCATCTACGCGCCGACCCGGGCTGGACTGCCGACAGCGAGCCCTgggaagcgaggcgagaagcgtggcgccgcgggagtccggcgccgcgggcgcgaagagaggacCTTGCTGCCTCGGCCGAAGGACTTCACACCCGTCACCCGCTATCCACACGACGACCGctcccgcgcgtcgcttGCGTTTCTGGGTGtgagcgaagaggaaggaacgtcgtcgggcgtctcgcggctcgccaaCTGTGAGGGAGACTTGACGACTGCGCCGTCCGCCACCGGCGTCTTGGAGATGCTCGGCGAAAAGCGCAAGGGCGGGAAGCCcctcgcgaaggcggcggtgcGGCCGGTGCTGctcggcgaggccgaaggccAGATCCAGAGTCTGGATGCTTTGAAACAAGTCGAGTGCGTCGTGGACGGCGGCTACCGATTCCTGCAGCTGGAGGAGAAGCTcggagacgacgccgaggcagcgcggcaTCGCCCGGGCTCCAGTCTGTggcagcagcacgcgacGCGAAAGAGACGGAAAAAGTACGAGTTCACCAACTCCTTTGGAgacctcgtcgtcgcgcctttcctctcccgcgccttcgtcccgGTTCGCCTGCaagacagagacgccgcgtTTCTCAagaacgaggagacgctgctggcgcggTATGCATATCCAGAGGGACAGTTCTCTCCCGGGTACTACGTCAAGGAAGAAGATATCGAAAACCGACGAAGAAAAGTGCTCGAGACCAAACGAGAGAATATGTCCGTCTTCGATTTCCAAG AGAGGATGAAGCAGGAACAGCTCGCCAAGGCAcgggaagaagcagagcggctcgcgcgggAGCAGAgcgagctggaggcgcgtctcagggcagagacgcggaaggctCATGACGATGTCTTCCGcacggcgggcgacgacctAGGCAGGCAGGACTCGGGCGGGTCTGATCAACCCGTCCTGCGTCCCACGGCGTTGGGCCGGAAGAAGCAGCGCACGGGGCGACCGCCCAAGTTCGTCGAGCTGACAGTGCCTGAACTCAAAGACAGATACAGGGCGATCAAGAAGCAGAACTCCAGCGACCCCTTGCTGGCGTCAGTTGTGGCGTGCATCTCCAAGAAAATGGGCAAACCCAAAAACAAAGTCAAGGTGCAG GGCCGGCACCGCCGCCGGATGGATCCAGAGAAGAAGCTGGAGgacgagaagacgaagaaaaaacagaagatTTTGAAGATGTTGGCGGCCCAGCAAGGcggggcgcaggcggcgggtttgttggcgcagctgcgtgggAATGCGGACGAGGATGAAGAGGCCAGTGATGAGGACGAGGATGATCTCGAGTCGGTGACGACGCAGTACACATATCCCTCGGTTACGCTTTCGAGCTACGAGTCCGTCCAAGACACGTTTCCGCACTTCACGTTTAACTACCCGCGCTACTCGCCGTGTCCGCTCAGGTTTCCAGACGTGCGGAAGACGCCTTTGAGCCACTCGGGGCTGCTGCTCGTTTCAGACGACTTCCGCAGTGCGaggtcggcgacgcgcgcgctggcCACTCCCACTCCCGGCAAGAAGCGAGCCAGCGGCTTCTTCCACCAGCAGATGTACGTCGAGGTGCGCGACAGAGTtatcttcttcttttctagCGGCaagcgctcggcggcgatgagtgtcgcctcctctccgcgcccggaGGAGATGGCGCAGCTCGTGCCCGTCGACGCGGATGAGACGTGGAGCATGCTTTTCGGCATGTGCTTCGACGTCTACACCGAAGTCGAGTTGATGACGGTCCAGCCGTatgcgctgcagaaggccgGCCTCCAGTACCTGGCGattcgcgtcgccggcagcaACTCGAATCTCCtcccaggcgccgccgccgccctcagtggcgagggcgagcgcacTGCGGCAGAGGAACGCGTCGCCAACGACTCGCTGATTGTCGCCTTGCTGAGCGCGGACTCGGACGAAGAGACACTGCAGTGGTATCGTCTCTTCAAGCGCCGCGTGGCGTTCGCCCGCTACGCCGATGCGCTGTCGTCCGCCACCGGCGGCGACCAGCCTGCGCAGTCGGTCGCGGAGTTTTGTCTCTCGGGCGTGAGCACCGCTGGGCTCAGTTTTAAGGGCGTGCCTttcagcgcctcgctggagggccttctcttctcgaaTTTGACCGAGGAGAAGGTGCTCGGCTTCCTCGATTTGTCCTACCGGAACctgagcgacgccggcgtcgcagaAATCATGTCGATGATCCCCTTTCACGCCGAGGCGATCGACCTGAGCTGCAACGGCATCGAGGCCCAAGACCCCCTGCTGTTGTGCCAGCTCGCCAACAAACTGCACGCAGGCAGCCTCGACGTCAGCGACAACCCGCTGGGCActcgcgcttccgccggTGTGTTGCTGTTCTCGCTGCTCACCGAGACGCCACTCAGCCGCATTGACATGAATCGCTGCCGCTTTGGAaccgacgcggcgacggcgttcCGGGAGAAGCTTGACGAGTTGCAGCGCCCGATGGAGCATCCGAAAGAGGTCTCGTTGAGCGGGAATGAGCTTGTCGCCACGGACGTCATCGCGCTGGTCACCAACTACAAGTCCAAGCTGCCAGGCCTGCTGGCGATTAACGTGTCTGGGAACCCGGCGCTGACGCTCGAAGAAATTCAGGCCGCTCTCAAGGCGTCGCTGAGCAAAGTTGACATGTCCGTCCTCACCTTCCTCCCCAGCCAACCGGCAGTTCGAGCGCTGTCGACCCCAATAatcggcggcgtgcgcaccGCGCTCAGCTTGCCTCTGACACTCTCAGGGCGGCTCTACGCGGCAGGTTGGAAACGCGTCCAGGATTCGTACGTCTTGGCGCACCCTGTGAAGACGCCGGCCGCGGAACACGACGCCGTCACGGCGCTCTCTGAGGTGCACAGTCTGCTGGCTCGATTGAACGAAACCAGCCTGCCGTTCGTCTACTTCGAGCTGCGAGGGCCTGCGCTGATTTGGTCCGacttgccgccgcgcgacgcctcctgGCTGACTGTTGGCACCCCGGGCGACTCGTCCGCTCGccaagagacgccgcgcccgcgctgtgCGAATCCGATGAGCTCGGCGCGCAAGGTCTCCGGCATCGTGATGcaccgcgtgcgcgtcgacTTTGACACCCAGCCCCGCGTGATGGTCATCGAAGGATTTGACCTGAGCGGCCCCGCGGGCACGGACGACCCGAACGCGGACGTCGACCTCCCTGGCCTGAACGACCGAGTCAACCTCCCCCTGACGACCGTCTCCTACGTCCTCAGAGCACAAACAGACGCCGCCACACTCGAGTGGGCGAGAATCTGCAACGCGAG acTTGCAGGCATTTACTACGTGAGAACGGAGGCGCGCTTGCAGCGGCTTGTAAGTCCGAGTGCAGTGCGTTTCTTTGAAGTGAGTGGAGGGACGTGCCTAGACTTTGGTGGGTACCCGGCGTCTCCAGAGGGCCTGAGAGCGATATTTTTCTTTTTGTGTAAGTACACCAGGGTGAAGTCTCTCATCATGTGCAACATGCGTCTGTCATCGAGCCACCTGGCCGCGCTGACCGGCGAGGCGTGGCGTCTGTACGATCTCGAGTGCGTGGATCTCTCCTTCAACGACTTTACATCGACCGACTCAGATGCCCTGGCGACCGTTACGTCGTTCCGCTCTTGCAAGCGCCTCATTTTGGATCGCAACCCTATCGGAGACAGCGCATTGTTCGCCGACTGCTTCCTCAAACTCTGCTGCTATCGGCGGGTGACCCAGCTCTGCCTCAACGGGTGCGGACTCGGGACCAAGTTCGCTCAGACAGCTGCCCGGCGCCTCGAAGAAGTCCCCCCCGATCCGTCCTTGTGTACGCTGAGGACGGTAGAGCTGCAGAGCAACTCCATTGCTGGGGGGGCCCTCCGTGATCTTGCCAACTGCCTCGTGAACAACGTTCCGACAATCGAGACGATTCGCGCCTACGGGAATGCCAGCGCAGTTCCCGGTGTGGTGACCCCAGGTCTCGTCGACCTCCGAAACACGTTCGCCGACAAACCCGAACGCGAAGGCCGCTTCGGTGCGCCCGCGAAGCATCGCGTCaaaaaggagaagaaagatgaatccgccgcgacgcagatg GTTGATGATATccaggcgcacgccgcgtTGCAGGCGCTTCTCAAGATGGGCGTCCGCAATCGCGCTGGGAAgcgaggcggggcggccgaAGAAGCAGCTCCTGCAG AAGCTGCCGACGCTGCGGATACTGCCGAtgccggcggcgaagggcctGCAGGGGATGAAACCCAAGCGGAGGAACCtgcggctgacgcagcagccgccgagaCAGATGCGCAGGCTGACGACGCTGAGAAGGCGGCTGAGGAGCTTGAAAGTGAAGAAGCCACGCAAGAGTCCGGAAGGGCTGCAGGGTCCAGCCAGGTGGAAGAGCCCACAGCGGCTGACTCAGGCGAccaagaggcggcggcagcagaggacTACGAGGGTGAAAAGAGGGAAGATGACGCAGAGGAgtga
- a CDS encoding hypothetical protein (encoded by transcript BESB_068350), whose product MTRGNQRDVDRERSQRRNQKAVQNSTIKDANKNLSVVCDICKQSFMCTVKKPTLDQHVDARHPKNTFKDCFPKWEG is encoded by the coding sequence ATGACCCGCGGAAACCAGCGTGACGTGGACCGTGAGCGGTCACAGCGGAGGAATCAGAAGGCGGTCCAAAATTCAACAATTAAGGACGCAAACAAAAACCTTTCTGTTGTCTGCGATATCTGCAAGCAGAGCTTTATGTGTACAGTGAAAAAACCGACGCTTGATCAGCATGTTGACGCCCGTCACCCGAAAAACACGTTCAAGGACTGTTTTCCAAAGTGGGAGGGTTAA